The segment TGCGGGTGGGCTGGGTGCTGGCGGATCAGGAGCTGATCTATTATCTGGAGAGCGTCAAGCGGGCGCGGACCATTCATACCTCGACGCTGGACCAGTCCATTCTGTATCAATATCTGCTGGGCGGCAATCTGGAGAAGTATCTCAAAAAAGCCCGGCTGGAGTATAAACGCAAATACGAGCTGACCCTGGCCTGCTGTAAGGAGCATATTCCATATGCCACCTTGTCGGGTGATGGGGGGCTGCATCTGTTCGTAACGTTCGCGGAAGGCTTCAACACAAGGGAATTGCTGGCGGCTTGCCATGCGCAGGGGGTTATTTTTACGGCGGGAGACATCTTCTTCACCGACGGTGCAGGGCAGAACACGCTGCGGCTGGGCTTCTCCAGGGTGGAGGATGAAGATATCATGAGTGGCATTGCAATCATCGGGAAGACAGCACGGCAAATCATGGGAGAATGAGGTGCGGATATGCTTAGAGTAGGGGTTATTATGGGCGGGGTGTCGTCCGAATATGAGGTATCGCTGAAGACCGGCAGGGAGATGCTGAAGGCGCTTGATCCGGCAAAATACACAGCGGTTCCGGTACACATTACCTCGCGCAAAGAGCTGCTGGAACGGGTAGCGGGACTGGACTTCGCGCTGCTTGCCCTGCATGGGGCCTACGGGGAAGATGGTACGGTGCAGGGAGCCCTGGAGACGCTCGGAATTCCGTATTCCGGGAGCGGGGTGCTCGCAAGCAGCTTATGTATGGATAAAGGGCTGGCCAAGACGGTCATCCGCAGTAAAAGCATCCCCACACCCGATTGGCTGTGCTGGGACAGCATGGACGAATATGCCCCGGAAGCCGTGCAGCGGCTCGGTTATCCGGTGATGGTGAAGCCGAATTCCGGCGGGTCCAGCATCGGCATGACCAAGGTGAATCATCCGCAGGAGCTGGCGGGCGCGGTTGAGAAGGCTTTTGCCTGCGCTGAAGAAGGCTCTGTGCTCATTGAACACTATATCCCGGGACAGGAGATTACCTGCTCTATCCTGGGGGGAGAAATGCTGCCGGTCATCGGCATCCAATCGCTGAGTGCGGACTGGTTCGATTATGAGGCTAAATACGAGCGTGGCGGCGCGGAGGAGCGGATCATCCGGTTGCCGGATGCGTTGCAGGAACAGGTGCAGACGGCGGCGTTAACCAGCTACCGGGCGCTCAAATGCGCAGTGTATGCACGGGTGGATATGCTGTTGAAGGATGGCATCCCTTATGTGCTGGAGGTGAACACCTTGCCCGGAATGACAGCAACCAGTCTGTTGCCCCAGAGTGCAGCGGCAGCCGGGATGGACTTCAGCAGCCTGCTGGATGAGATTATTACCAGATCACTGCGGGAGCGCGGGGGGCTGCAAGGTGCATCTGGAGAGGGAGCGCGGATGGCTATGGATGCTGGAATGAAGCAGAAGGGGCAGGTTAAGGAGGCGCAGCAAGCCAATCATACCCATCAACCCCCTCAAGCGCAGACTGTAGAATATGGAGGTGTCAGGCTATGAACACGGTGAGAAGGGACAATGCCGTCCTGCCTGCGGCTAGAAGCAACAGCCCTCAGCACAGTCTTATCATTAATCCGCGGTTACAAGAGATTCCGCCTTCGGGCATCCGGGCTTTTTTTGATCTGGCTGCGGGTAACAACGATATTATCTCATTGGGAGTAGGCGAGCCGGACTTCGCAACACCCGCGCAGGTTCGGGCTGCCTGCATCCGTGCGCTGGATCGC is part of the Paenibacillus sp. FSL M7-0420 genome and harbors:
- a CDS encoding D-alanine--D-alanine ligase, yielding MLRVGVIMGGVSSEYEVSLKTGREMLKALDPAKYTAVPVHITSRKELLERVAGLDFALLALHGAYGEDGTVQGALETLGIPYSGSGVLASSLCMDKGLAKTVIRSKSIPTPDWLCWDSMDEYAPEAVQRLGYPVMVKPNSGGSSIGMTKVNHPQELAGAVEKAFACAEEGSVLIEHYIPGQEITCSILGGEMLPVIGIQSLSADWFDYEAKYERGGAEERIIRLPDALQEQVQTAALTSYRALKCAVYARVDMLLKDGIPYVLEVNTLPGMTATSLLPQSAAAAGMDFSSLLDEIITRSLRERGGLQGASGEGARMAMDAGMKQKGQVKEAQQANHTHQPPQAQTVEYGGVRL